The genomic segment GACCTCCTCGATGGCCAGGGCGCACCCGGGAACGTTGGAGGCGTGTTTGAGGAGCCCCACGTTTCCGGCCATGAGGGCCGGCGCCGCGAAGCGGAAGACCTGCCAGAGGGGAAAGTTCCAGGGCATGACGGCCAGCACGGGCCCCAGGGGGTCGAAGCGGACGTAGCTCCGGCTCGCGTCGGTTTGCACGGCCTCCTCGGAGAGGAACCCCTCGGCCCGTTCGGCGTAGAAGTCGCAGACCCAGGCGCACTTCTCCACCTCGGCTTCGGCCTGGACGATGACCTTGCCCATCTCGGAGGTCATGAGGGCGGCCAGCTCCTCTTTCCGCTTCCGCAGGACCTGCGCGGCGCGGGCCATGAGGAGCCCCCGCTCCTCGAAGGAGGCCCGCCGCCAGAAGTCGAAGGTCTGCCGGGCGAAGTCGAGCCGCTCGTCCGTCTCCTCCGGGGAGTGCTCCGGGTAGTCGCGGATGACCGCTTCGGTGGCGGGGTTCATGGATTGCATGGCGCCTCCTCCGTCGAGAGAGCCGATTGTACACCGGCCGGGGGGCCGACGGCGGCCCTCGTCGAGTGATAGAATGCGGCGCGGGAGGGCCGCGTGCGAGAGAGCGACCAGCTCGGGGCGGTGGAAGCGATCCTGTTCGTCTCCGGCGCTCCGGTCACCGTCCAGCAGGTGGTGGAGGCGCTGGGGGGCCAGGTGGCGCCCCGGGAGGCCCTGTCCCTCCTCGAAAGGGTGCAGGAGACCTACGAGCGCGCCTCCGCGGGCCTCAGGGTGGAGCGGGTGGCGGAGGGCTTCCGGCTCGTGACCCGGCCCCTCCACGCGCCCTTTGTCCGCGCCTTCCTCAAGGCCCAAAACCTCCGCAAGATCAGCTCCGCCGCCGTGGAGACCCTCGCCATCGTGGCCTACAAGCAGCCGCTCACCTCGGCCGA from the Acidobacteriota bacterium genome contains:
- the scpB gene encoding SMC-Scp complex subunit ScpB, translated to MRESDQLGAVEAILFVSGAPVTVQQVVEALGGQVAPREALSLLERVQETYERASAGLRVERVAEGFRLVTRPLHAPFVRAFLKAQNLRKISSAAVETLAIVAYKQPLTSAEVSAIRGTESAAVLKGLLEKKLLRIAGRKAVVGRPLLYATTKEFLVHFGLNTLEDLPSFRELEEVFREKVRQESLFKEVPPPGGSAPAAPAEGGPAGEPAPVPAEEEDHGS